The Palaemon carinicauda isolate YSFRI2023 chromosome 7, ASM3689809v2, whole genome shotgun sequence DNA window ACGAAAGTGTAATGGCTCTATTGCATCTTGAATGAGAAAAGTGAGAGGTTTTATAAATCGAGATTCTCTGGACACTTCCGCTGTTCCCAAAGAGCACTTCATTATTAACCATTTCGGCATCAGGCATCAGTCAGGGATCAATCACAAATTAAGCATCACCTAATGTCCTGGGAGAACAGGTTTTTTTGGCCACCTCAAACACAATCCTGTACCTAAGAAAATGGAGGCAATTTTTTAGCACCAACAGAAACTAAACCTGAGCAGCATAACGCAGGAGATGACttgtatttgatttgatttttttctatttgatttttttttttgtaagttttcaaTTTTAGTAGCTCACATTTTGCTTTTGTAGAATTTTCTATCAGGAAGTCTTAAATTGTGTGTTTTGATTATGAATCAAATTAGATCGAATAATTCTATTTATacttctatgtatatgtatatgtatatatatatatatatatatatatatatatatatatatatatatataatataatatatatatatgtatttgtatgtagcctatatatatatatatatatatatatatatatatatatatatatatatatatatatatatatatatatatatgtcctcacttcactccgcattctctacactacaggtataaacataataaaacattaaattgcattatagcgcaccgtgccggttgaccctcattatagcgcaccgtgccggttgacgccaggtttatttttctaatgaatcatactttttaaaaaacaatttatatataacatcacattctaataacttttaaaaacttctgtactgatatagcagtgcatatttaaaacaaaatgaacaaactttcaaattaacatataagcctcctctgccgcccaggaaaaaccatagataaaaaacaaaatctcaagttttgaaaaaactatggaaacctgtgtatccacggcaataatgcagagtaactcaaatttgagtggtggaacctcactcttgtactactaataaataataatgataataatattaataataaattcgacttgctcgggctagcgtgcgctagaaagtgaccacttactaaatacctcttcaaacattgaatacgtttcacccaacactaaattctcattggccactgcctacataacaactgaacttaagtaacaagaacttaagtaacaagacacttaagatctgcttacatgtcgttaggacaattatttttcgctatacttcgtaacgcgaaaaaattctagtcctcacttcactccgcattctctacactacaggtataaacataataaaacattaaattgcattatagcgcaccgtgccggttgaccctagataataccaaagaaagggagagaaggaaaaaaatggagagagagaaataaatgttccgattgaatgatttacacatttaacctctttttgaagcctttgacaaacatgtttacttgaaacagactaccaacactcatgtctatgaagacacctatcattgacgttatcgtttgcgatgtttgaacttgtagccacagttttaacaaaaaattctgtttggttacattacaggagctttttaaaaaacttcttaaagagaaatcgatcaaaggacaaaatcattccagcttcctctgtatcaagcaaaatacatcaaatatggaaaagcatttgtgacaacttccgatatcaaaaacttcacagtattggtgatttttaatttttttttttttctgttcaactaagaaatcttcaaattacaataaacttaattccacaaatctcataagaaaaccttaatgatctatcaaaataataaagaagtttttcaatataggaaaatataatccgcacggattctgcaacaccatattatcaaaaagatcctttgtatgcaccgatctaccagcttaatgtttcacaggtgcttgcaaagatttaacaagtgaattttccgttggatctatgtaacccctcatttcatgaatGCACGTTATGGaataaatagcctgatcactggagattactaaagcgccggaatttaataaaagagtcataaataaagcaacatacaatggcatttcgctttgctcgtgaccattattgtaagcttctctttgttgaaagacaagttggtaggccttgtcggtgctgtcattcatcgatgatagaagatgctcatgacaactgaggtcccccaatttcctgtccaaattagatgccaccgttaaagacgactgctggcatttcattgtattcacgatcctggaaagcagattccaaaaataaaacattgtacatatatacttataatttcaaaaacctttaccttctatatcaaagttaaatttcagcgaaaaatttccctctttgccgtgtgtaataaccttttgttacgtaaacactcaaaatttaacaataaagcttccctcgttaatatcaacagtcaagatggagaggactttcactctggaatattctacttaagaatttttacctccattttattaataacttttggtataaagcaccaaacctcaagctaaagcatcaattccctctgtaccgggacaccaatattagagattaaaaacctcaacatatttttaaaagtagcaaaacagtctaaagaatgaataactctcacaagtccataactctgaaaaatgtaagcaagaattgaccattcatccatgttagttgacaacacttcaaaatatccactcttttgtactctttctgggcttacatacattgatgacctgaacggtgtattcagtacaagtttaaattctttgttttctatgatttccaaatctggctttttgctacctacttgcattaaaatcgaaaatcttttatctgaaacaacgttcaaacattgccaaagtactttacataattctgtcgactacctcctgctccttcatgtttaattttaaaaattcatttgctgtccagtttccaaccactcttttcatgataaaaaaattcgctgtattcatcgctaaaaacttcagaattactccaaacctactactgaggtgtcacaacataaatttcccaacaccagaggcgtcacaatataactattaaatctgaggagtcacaatatagcggtaaatttcctatgaggcgttgcaatatattgataagattgcctacatccgaggcttcgcaatgtgataaattgcctacatctgatgcgtcacaatatagtaattaactgcctacatcttaggcgtcacaatagagtgataaactgcctacatctgaggcgtcacaatatagtgctaaactgcctacatctgaggcgtcacaatatagtgctaaactgcctacatctgaggcgtcacaatatagtgctaaactgcctacatctgaggcgtcacaatagtgctaaactgcctacatctgaggcgtcacaatagtgctaaactgcctacatctgaggcgtcacaatagtgctaaactgcctacatctgaggcgtcacaatatagtgctaaactgcctacatctgaggcgtcacaatatagtgctaagctgctacagtacatctgaggcgtcacaatatagtgataaactgcctacaccttaggcgtcacaatatagtgataaactgcctacaccttaggcgtcacaatatagtgataaactgcctacattataggcgtcataatatagtgataaactgcctacattatcgcctacaacttaggcgtcacaatgaagtaataggttaaataagtctgatgcaagtatatagttaaagtaacgaccaaaataaaaagaatgaatttctgcgtcaaaacgtgatcacaaccagagcatctgatatttcttcattaagttctcaactagctttgctcaatatgtaaaaatacagaaatactttatcgtttacattttaacaatacttctcacgacaaatttcgtggaaattatgtaacagacaattctgtccaaaaaatattcgttaaaataacgtttttgttaattcagaaggtttggcatctaaacaagatctttaacgacatagtttatcctaatactgtagttacaaaatttgccttcagtattcgtcctctgtaaacctttccaaatacaatttagagtctgaaaaccaattatactttcttgtaaataaatccaaatcttgaagcttttaaaagtaaataactagcatccgatgccccttcaaaacaaccatccgcagctatgccatcatctaaaaatacttcaatcttcacgtccttagatctccaatatctaacagacttaagaactttagtaaagatgtaccgccgctttcaaaaatatctaaagataatccattataaaaactttttacatttttccccaatgagaaagatattggcaacgttttaatagatttctatgcgataagcagactgtagactgattaaatccttaaaaagtttgtaataaaaaaccagcctttgcttaccatttccattcttggtcaccgtcgaagttattatttcttagtttttctgataccagtgtcacccattctcttaataaattctgattcgtccctttctgacctattgttacccaatccaacaaccacagtaacggttttgaaattgaattttatgatcgaccttttagacgtcaatgactatccaatctaattctgttcaatgtattgtgaataacaacaaccaacaggcgattaaaaacaataaaataaaataaacacaatgttccaatttccttgtaccaactgctaagtatacaaaataaaaacagctatattttcacttatcttttcgacgtctttcttggtacgttcccggctccaatgtcaactctcggcctttattgagctctagacctcttccatcaaagttgatatgaatccacactttccctcgatattcaactagcttgacactttcgacgatgctgctctttgcgtactaactcgtttctgcagcagttttagatgttccttgtcctccaagttgataaacaatcgcatctaatgctaacattttcgtatcagtttcctcaaaataacgcgatgctcattcaaatggttttccatcatactttaacgaggtgcggatacttgttgaatattctgctggaaaacagataatagattgtccatcacttcttgaaacggtttcagcattctgattgctaacgtgaaaacactattcacatctgaagctgtatttgaccctgcctggcgtcctggctaataaattcgacttgctcgggctagcgtgcgctagaaagtgaccacttactaaatacctcttcaaacattgaatacgtttcacccaacactaaattctcattggccactgcctacataacaactgaacttaagtaacaagacacttaagatctgcttacatgtcgttaggacaattatttttcgctatacttcgtaacgcgaaaaaattctaatatgtacatacgtgtatatatatatacatatatatgtatatatatatatatatatatatatgtatatatatgtacatttataaatatatacacacatatatatatatatatatatatatatatatatatatatatatatatatatatatatatatatatatatatatatatgtgtgtgtgtgtgtgtgtgtgtgtgtgtgtgtgtgttcttttctgtttcttttgagTTTTTATATTTCGCATTTTATTTTGTCGAATTTAATGTCAAATAGACTCATAATGTTTCTTCTAATCGTGTATGAaattaatgtgaatatatatatatatatatatatatatatatatatatatatatatatatatatatatatatatatatatacatatatatatatatatatatatatatatatgtatatatatatgtatatatatatgtatgtatatatataaatatatatgtatgcatatatatatatatatttatatatgtttacatatacatatatatatatatatatatatatatatatatatatatatatattgtatatattgtatatatatacatatatatatgtatatatatataaatatatgtatatatatgtatatatatgtatatatacatatatacaaatatatgtatacatatatatatatatacatatatatatatatatatatatatatatatatatatatatatatatatgtatatatatatttatatatatacacacacacacatatatatatatatatatatatatatatatatatatttatatataaatatatatatgtatatatatatatatatatatatatatatatatatatatatatatatatatatatataagtatgctgtatatacatatatatacatacatatctatgtatatatatatacatatatatatatacatattatatatatacatatgtatatatatacacatatatttacagtatatacagcatatatatatatatatatatatatatatatatatatatatatatgtatatatatatatatatatatatatatatatatatatatatatatatatatatatatgtctatataaatatatatatatatatatatatatatatatatatatatatatatatatatatttacagtatatacaacatatatatttatatatatatatatatatatatatatatatatatatatatatatatatatatatatatatatatttatatatatatttatatagatatatatatatatatatatatatatatatgtctatatatatgtatatatatatatatatatatatatatatatatatatatatatatatatatatatatatgtgtgtgtgtgtgtgtgtgtttgtatgtatgtgtgtgtttgagtgtgtgtctgAGTACATATATGAGGATGATCttagaaattaaattatgaaaGACAAAGAATTCAAGACAATGTGTAAAATGGAAatgtattaaacttttttttcgtGTTCTGTTGAAATTTTTGCAATACATTTGAGAATACGACTTCCTATGTTCAATATACCACTTGTGGAATATcaggaaaataattacaattttagccAGCCGTCCGTATCTGCTTAGAGAATTACTCCTTATCTAATTCATTAATTCTAACGGAAGATATTTCCTTTAAAGTAAAGATTTATAAGAAAAATGGCACAATAAACAATTCATGTCATCAGGAATGGGAAAAGAAATAGTGATTTAtcgtattttttacattttattgaaaTGCTTTGATATTCTTAAAGAACCAGACAATTTATTCGAATCATGAGGAGACTTTGAAAATCGTGGTTTCTTAACCATAAATTCTGCCTCCTCCGAAGTGACCTCCAAAGCTCCTGTGTCCGAAACCTCCACGGAATCCGCCGTGAGAGAATCCAGGCTCAGCTTCGGGTTCGGGTTCAGCCACAGGGCTCCTCTTTCCACGGTAGCCTCCATAGCCACCACCGAATCCTCCAAATCCACCAAAGCTTCCTCCGTGATGGCCACCAAATCCAGAGAATCCACGGTGGAttcctccaaagtgaccaggatctgcttcAGGTTCTGGGTCAGCAAGAGCCTCAGGGTTGGCTTCAGGCTCAGCTACAGGGCTCCTTTTTCCACGGTAGCCACCGAATCCATGTCCAAATCCACCTCCACCGAAATGGCCACCAAATCCACCAGAATGGCCACCAAAACCACGATGGAAGCCACCTCCAAAGTGACCTGGTTCTGGATCAGCTACAGGACCAGCTGCTACCATCCCAAGAAGGACGACAGCACAGGTTGCAAGGATCATCtgcaaaaacatatataaaatgccATTTTAATTAAACATAAAGAATAATACATGAAAATTCAGAATAGAAATAAACTTGGGTTAAAATTGATGTATCTAAATTGATCTTAAGGTCAAGTTTTTACTCAAATAGCTACTTGAAAGAAAAATTTTGTATCTGCTTGAttgattaaatgagagagagagagagagagagagagagagagagagagagagagagagagagagagagccttaccttcgATGTCATTGTGCGTTGCCTAAGAGCCAACTGTGCTGGAAGGGACTTCGGGACCTCCTTTTATACCGGCAGAGGGAAGCCAAGTGTCCTTCGCAATGCTCTCGGGGTCTCAAAATAAAATGATACGTCATCATGTTTTATAAATAAGAACACTTCTCAATCTATATAGACAAAATTGTTCAAGTTCTCTATTATTTATGACACCCCCACACGTACacacataaaaaacacacacaaacgcatatatatatatatatatatatatatatatatatatatatatatatatatatatatatatatatatatacatatatatatatatatatatatatatatatatatatatatatatatatatatatatatatgtgtgtgtgtgtgtgtgtgtataatatatatgtgtgtgcatgtttttgcTTTTTGAAATAgtagatatttgtaaatattatagATCTTGAACAATTTTGTCCATATAGATAGAAAAGCGCAAAATGCCCTTATTTATCAATGCATGATGACGTAGAGCATTGCGAAGGACACTTGGCTTCCCTCTGCCAGTATAAAAGGAGGTCCCGGAGTCTCTTTCGGCACAGTTGGCTCTTAGGCAACGCACCATGACATCGAaggtaagggtctctctctctctctctctctctctctctctctctctctctctctctctctctctctctctctctctctctctctctctctctctcatttaatcaaTCAAGCTGATATCAAATTATTTCAAGTAGGTATTTAAGTAAAAACTTGACCTTAAGATCAATTTAGATACATCAATTTTAACCCAAGTTTATTTCTATTCTGAATTTTCATGTATTATTCTTTATGTTTAATTAAAATggcattttatatatgtttttgcaGATGATCCTTGCAACCTGTGCTGTCGTCCTTCTTGGGATGGTAGCAGCTGATCCTGTAGCTGATCCAGAACCAGGTCACTTTGGAGGTGGCTTCCATCGTGGATTTGGTGGCCATTTCGGTGGAGGTGGATTTGGACATGGATTCGGTGGTGGGTATGGAGGATACCGTGGTAAAAGGAGCCCTGTAGCTGAGCCTGAAGCCAACCCTGAGGCTCTTGCTGACCCAGAACCTgaagcagatcctggtcactttggaggaaTCCACCGTGGATTCTCTGGATTTGGTGGCCATCATGGAGGTAGCTTTGGTGGATTTGGTGGATTCGGTGGTGGCTATGGAGGCTACCGGGGAAAAAGGAGCCCTGTAGCTGAGCCTGAAGCCAACCCTGAGGCTCTTGCCAACCCAGAACCTgaagcagatcctggtcactttggaggaaTCCACCGTGGATTCTCTGGATTTGGTGGCCATCATGGAGGTAGCTTTGGTGGATTTGGTGGATTCGGTGGTGGCTATGGAGGCTACCGTGGAAAGAGGAGCCCTGTAGCTGAACCCGAACCCGAAGCTGAGCCTGGATTCTCTCACGGTGGATTCCGTGGAGGTTTCGGACACAGGAGCTTCGGAGGTCACTTCGGAGGAGGCAGAATTTATGGTTAAGAAACCACGATTTTCAAAGTCTCCTCATGATTCGAATAAATTGTCAGGTTCTTTAAGAATATCAAAGCAtttcaataaaatgtaaaaaatacgaCAACTCACTATTTCTTTTCCCGTTCCTGATGACATGAGTTGTTTATTGTGCCAGTTTTCTTATAAATCTTTACTTTAAAGGAAATATCTTCCGTTAGAATTAATGGATTAGATAAAGAGTAATTCTCTAAGCAGATACGGACGGCTggctaaaattgtaattatttttctgATATTCCACAAGTTGTTATTGAACATAGGAAGtcgtattttcaaatatattgcaaAGATTTGAACAGAACACGCAAAAAAAGTTTGATACAATTCCATTTTACACATTGTCTTGATTTTTTTGTCtttcataatttaatttctaaGATCCCcctcatatatgtacacacacacacacacacacacacacacacacacacatatatatatatatatatatatatatatatatatatatatatatatatatatatatgtatatatatacatatatatacgtacatatatatatatatatatatatatatatatatatatatatatatatatatatatgtatgtatatgttatatatactgtaaatatatactgtatatatatatatatatatatatatatatatatatatatatatatatatatatatatataatatgtatatacaatatatgtatatatacatatatacatatttacatatatatgtatatatatatgtttatatatatatgtgtgtgtgtatatatatttacagtatatacaacatatacatatatatatgtatatatatacatatataatatatatatatatatatatatatatatatatatatatatatgtatatatatatatatatatacatatatatatatatatatatatatatatatatatatatatatatatatatatatatatatatatatatacatattcacattaaTTTCATACACGATTAGAACAAACATTATGAGTCTATTTGACAttaaattctacaaaataaaatttgaaatataaaaactcaaaagaaacaaaaaagaacacacacacacatatatataaatatgtatatattatatatatatatatatatatatatatatatatatatatatatatatatatatatatatatatatatatctatatatatacatatatatatacatatatatatatatatatatatatatatatatatatatatatatatatatatatatatatatatatacatatacatatacatatacatagaatatTTGAACTAATTTGATACATAATCAAAACACACATTATAAGACTACTTGATAGAAAATTCTACAAAAGCAAAATGTGAGATACTAaaattgaaaacttaaaaaaaatcaaatcaaatacaaGACATCTCCTGCGTTCTGTTGGTGCTAAAAAATTGCCTCCATTCTGTTAGGTACAGGATTGTGTTTGAGGTGGCCAAAAAAACCTGTTCTCCCAGGACATTAGGTGATGCTCAATTTGTGATTGATCCCTGACTGATGCCTGATGCCGAAATGGTTAATAATGAAGTGCTCTTTGGGAACAGCGGAAGTGTCCAGAGAGAATCTCGATTTATAAAACCTCTCACTTTTCTCATTCAAGATGCAATAGAGCCATTACACTTTCGTTTATATAAACCACCCACGATCAGGAATCAAGGACTGATCTGCAGGAGAGGAAGGAGTAGCTCTTTCTAAGAACCGAAACAGTGGACAAGGATATTTCTCACTCATGAGTCACTATCCCTATCACCTTCtaaatcaccatcaccatcaccatcaccatcactatCCATCAATATATcacaaggtagctgttaggtactaacagagaagcgaggtgaatgtgaGTACCTTTAT harbors:
- the LOC137644026 gene encoding keratin, type I cytoskeletal 9-like, whose product is MTSKMILATCAVVLLGMVAAGPVADPEPGHFGGGFHRGFGGHSGGFGGHFGGGGFGHGFGGYRGKRSPVAEPEANPEALADPEPEADPGHFGGIHRGFSGFGGHHGGSFGGFGGFGGGYGGYRGKRSPVAEPEPEAEPGFSHGGFRGGFGHRSFGGHFGGGRIYG
- the LOC137643646 gene encoding uncharacterized protein, whose translation is MTSKMILATCAVVLLGMVAADPVADPEPGHFGGGFHRGFGGHFGGGGFGHGFGGGYGGYRGKRSPVAEPEANPEALADPEPEADPGHFGGIHRGFSGFGGHHGGSFGGFGGFGGGYGGYRGKRSPVAEPEANPEALANPEPEADPGHFGGIHRGFSGFGGHHGGSFGGFGGFGGGYGGYRGKRSPVAEPEPEAEPGFSHGGFRGGFGHRSFGGHFGGGRIYG